The following coding sequences lie in one Arachis ipaensis cultivar K30076 chromosome B03, Araip1.1, whole genome shotgun sequence genomic window:
- the LOC107631375 gene encoding protein ANTHESIS POMOTING FACTOR 1, protein MGGIQQENREEKVSLELSEEILQSMEVGMAFKDYNCKISSMDFHRATSYLVTASNDESIRLYDVTAGTCLKTINSKKYGVDLVCFTSHPTTVIYSSRNGWDESLRLLSLHDNKYLRYFKGHHDRVVSLSLCSRKECFISGSLDRTVLLWDQRAEKCQGLLRVQGRPAISYDDQGLVFAIAFGGYIRMFDARKYEKGPFEIFSVGGDISDANTVKFSNDGRLMLLTTADGHIHVLDSFRGTLLSTYNVTPVSCNSTLEASFSPEGMFVISGSGDGSIYAWSVRSGKEVGSWRSATADTGPPVIKWAPGSLMFATGSSELSFWVPDLSKLGSYVGRK, encoded by the exons ATGGGCG GGATACAGCAGGAAAACAGAGAAGAGAAGGTGTCTTTGGAGCTCAGTGAGGAAATTCTTCAGAGCATGGAAGTTGGAATGGCCTTCAAAGACTAT AATTGTAAAATTAGTTCCATGGATTTTCACAGGGCAACCAGCTATCTAGTCACTGCTAGCAATGATGAATCCATTCGTCTCTATGATGTCACTGCCGGAAC ATGTTTGAAGACAATTAACAGCAAGAAGTATGGGGTTGACTTGGTTTGTTTCACGTCTCATCCGACCACTGTCATATACTCATCTAGAAATGGGTGGGATG AATCTCTGCGGCTTCTATCGTTGCATGATAACAAGTATTTGAGATATTTCAAAGGTCATCATGACAG GGTTGTCTCACTTAGCTTGTGCTCCCGGAAGGAGTGCTTTATTTCTGGATCTCTTGATCGAACTGTTTTACTATGGGATCAAAGGGCCGAGAAATGCCAG GGACTTTTACGTGTACAAGGAAGGCCTGCTATTTCATATGATGATCAAGGGCTTGTTTTTGCAATTGCCTTTGGAGGATACATAAGAATGTTTGATGCTCGCAAGTATGAAAAG GGTCCCTTTGAGATCTTTTCTGTTGGGGGAGATATTTCTGATGCAAATACAGTGAAATTTAGTAACGATGGGAGACTCATGCTTTTAACAACTGCAGATGGGCATATTCATGTTCTTGATTCATTTCGTGGCACACTT TTATCAACATATAATGTCACACCTGTCTCGTGCAACTCCACGTTAGAAGCTTCTTTCAGTCCAGAAGGAATGTTTGTAATATCAG GTTCTGGGGATGGCAGCATTTATGCATGGAGTGTTCGAAGTGGTAAAGAG GTTGGTAGCTGGAGGAGTGCAACTGCTGATACTGGACCACCGGTGATAAAATGGGCACCGGGAAGTCTCATGTTTGCAACCGGATCTTCTGAGCTATCATTTTGGGTCCCAGATTTGTCTAAGTTGGGATCTTATGTTGGAAGAAAGTAA
- the LOC107631374 gene encoding UDP-glycosyltransferase 91A1 → MARDEENEKQLHIVMFPWLAFGHMIPYLELAKLIAQKGHKVTFISTPRNINRLPKLPQNLTTLLKYVNLPLPRVDNLPENVEATTDVTYDVVQYLKKAFDLLQQPFAQFLESSNADWVLFDFIPFWVPSVASKLGIKTAFYSIFPAPLMGFLGTPLCLMGNDSIRTQPENFTVPPPWVPFPSTVAFRYFEIMRISDILSDNASGISDKYRFGAAIQNCDFVAVRGCTDFQPEWFQVLRNIYQKPVLPVGQLPTTGFAGGEDNDAWRWIKEWLDKQARGRVVYVAFGSEAKPSQEEVREIALGLEKTELPFFWVLRTRRGTSDTEELRLPEGFEVRTKERGVVWTSWAPQLKIIGHESVGGFLTHSGWTSVVEAVEKEKPLVLLTFLADQGINARVVEEKKMGYSVPRNELDGSFTSEAVAESVRLVMVEEEGRVYRENIKKVKHFFVNEERQERYVDELLSHLRSH, encoded by the coding sequence ATGGCCAGAGACGAGGAAAACGAAAAGCAGCTACACATAGTAATGTTCCCATGGCTGGCCTTTGGCCACATGATCCCTTACCTCGAGCTGGCCAAGCTCATAGCTCAAAAGGGTCACAAAGTCACTTTCATCTCCACACCAAGAAACATTAACCGCCTCCCAAAACTACCGCAAAACCTCACCACACTTCTCAAATACGTCAACCTCCCACTACCCCGAGTCGACAACCTCCCGGAGAACGTCGAGGCCACAACCGACGTCACATACGACGTCGTTCAGTACCTCAAGAAAGCTTTTGACTTACTCCAACAACCCTTTGCCCAATTTCTGGAATCTTCCAACGCCGACTGGGTCCTCTTCGACTTCATTCCATTTTGGGTTCCTTCCGTTGCTTCCAAACTCGGCATAAAAACCGCTTTCTACAGCATCTTTCCCGCTCCTCTAATGGGCTTCCTTGGGACTCCTCTCTGTCTCATGGGTAACGACTCAATCCGTACCCAACCCGAAAACTTCACCGTCCCTCCGCCGTGGGTCCCATTCCCTTCCACCGTGGCATTCCGTTACTTCGAGATCATGAGAATATCTGACATTCTCTCCGATAACGCCTCTGGCATCTCCGACAAGTACCGCTTCGGCGCTGCCATCCAAAACTGCGACTTCGTCGCGGTTAGGGGATGCACCGACTTCCAACCCGAGTGGTTTCAGGTGCTGCGGAATATTTACCAGAAACCTGTTCTCCCGGTTGGCCAGCTCCCCACGACGGGGTTTGCCGGTGGCGAAGACAACGACGCGTGGCGGTGGATAAAGGAGTGGCTTGACAAGCAGGCGCGTGGGAGAGTGGTGTACGTGGCGTTCGGGAGCGAAGCGAAACCGAGCCAGGAGGAAGTAAGGGAGATAGCTCTCGGGTTGGAGAAAACGGAGCTTCCGTTCTTTTGGGTGCTTAGGACTCGACGGGGAACTTCCGACACGGAGGAGCTGCGTCTGCCGGAGGGGTTCGAGGTGCGAACTAAGGAGAGGGGAGTGGTGTGGACGAGTTGGGCGCCGCAGTTGAAGATAATAGGGCACGAGAGTGTGGGTGGATTCTTGACTCACTCCGGTTGGACTTCGGTGGTTGAGGCTGTTGAGAAGGAGAAGCCATTGGTGCTGCTTACATTTCTTGCGGACCAGGGGATCAACGCAAGGGTGGTCGAGGAGAAGAAAATGGGGTATTCTGTGCCAAGGAACGAGTTGGATGGATCGTTTACGAGCGAGGCGGTGGCTGAGTCGGTTAGGCTTGTGATGGTGGAAGAAGAGGGAAGGGTTTATAGAGAGAATATAAAAAAGGTGAAGCACTTTTTTGTGAATGAAGAGAGACAAGAGAGGTACGTTGATGAGTTGCTAAGCCACCTTCGCAGCCACTAG